One segment of Patescibacteria group bacterium DNA contains the following:
- a CDS encoding type II secretion system F family protein translates to MAIKKNKKDLTVKLPSNSPVVPVKAIQVESKKKTKGELIIAKSVYAGNNRRRLLIKTFNFGWRDQREGLMENLALLLTAGMDLLGALEAIRPDRGFWRLNFLIRILQEDIESGFAFWQALERTKIFRAQDISLIKIGEQTGKLDETLKMLVLQQQKERDFSSKVKSAMAYPAFVLSVTFAVGLGIAWFILPRLATVFASLSIELPLITQILINFGKFLGTYGNTVVPAIIVAFVVLFYLLFFFPGTKIIGQFLSLHTPAVGKLIKQSEVARFGYVLGTLLSSGMPVLEALKSLSQSTELRSYRKFYRYLEKNLEEGASLKDCFLSYRTVSGLFPKSLQQLLIAGEQSGSLSNALIKIGEMYEDKIEITTKNLAIILEPLLLFIVWLGVLAVAVAVILPIYSLVGSLNN, encoded by the coding sequence ATGGCTATCAAGAAAAACAAAAAAGATCTTACCGTTAAACTGCCTAGTAACAGTCCGGTGGTGCCGGTTAAGGCGATTCAAGTTGAGTCTAAGAAGAAAACGAAGGGAGAGTTGATTATTGCCAAATCCGTGTATGCCGGAAATAATCGGCGCCGATTACTTATTAAAACTTTTAACTTTGGCTGGCGCGATCAAAGGGAAGGGTTAATGGAAAATCTAGCGTTATTGCTCACTGCTGGTATGGACTTATTGGGCGCTTTGGAGGCAATACGGCCGGATCGCGGTTTTTGGCGTTTGAATTTTTTGATTAGGATATTGCAAGAGGATATTGAAAGCGGTTTTGCTTTCTGGCAAGCTTTGGAACGAACGAAAATATTCCGCGCCCAAGACATTTCTTTAATTAAAATAGGGGAGCAGACCGGTAAATTGGATGAGACTTTGAAAATGTTGGTCTTACAGCAACAGAAAGAGCGTGATTTCTCTTCTAAAGTCAAGTCGGCCATGGCGTATCCGGCTTTTGTTTTGTCAGTAACTTTTGCCGTCGGCTTGGGTATCGCTTGGTTCATTTTGCCGCGTTTGGCTACGGTTTTTGCTTCATTAAGCATTGAATTGCCGCTTATTACCCAAATATTGATTAATTTCGGAAAATTTCTAGGGACTTACGGCAATACGGTTGTCCCGGCAATTATTGTTGCATTCGTGGTTTTATTTTATTTGCTGTTCTTTTTTCCTGGCACTAAGATTATTGGTCAGTTTTTGTCTTTACATACTCCGGCCGTCGGCAAACTAATCAAGCAATCGGAAGTGGCGCGTTTCGGTTATGTTTTAGGCACACTTTTATCTTCGGGTATGCCGGTTTTGGAAGCGCTGAAGTCATTGTCGCAATCAACCGAGCTCAGGTCTTATCGCAAGTTTTATCGCTATTTGGAAAAAAATTTAGAGGAGGGAGCGTCGCTTAAGGATTGTTTTCTTTCTTATCGCACAGTAAGCGGTTTATTCCCCAAATCATTACAGCAACTTCTAATCGCCGGCGAGCAATCGGGTAGCCTGTCTAACGCTTTGATTAAAATTGGCGAGATGTATGAGGATAAAATAGAGATAACCACCAAGAATTTGGCTATTATTCTGGAACCGTTGCTTTTGTTTATCGTATGGCTTGGCGTATTGGCGGTGGCGGTAGCAGTTATTTTGCCGATTTATAGTCTGGTTGGCTCCTTAAATAATTAA
- a CDS encoding type II secretion system protein yields MNKKKSGFTLLEVLLVVAIIAILAGIVILALNPSKQLGDARNAQRRADVNTLLNAVYQYAIDSNGALPASIVSGTACGVSTQEICRTGGTCTGLTNLDTYLASSTAKYLVSMPIDPSSTSTNGTSYQIFKNSTTNRVTVCSPNAENSVTISVSR; encoded by the coding sequence ATGAACAAAAAAAAATCAGGGTTTACTTTATTGGAGGTGTTGCTGGTCGTAGCGATTATCGCTATTCTGGCCGGCATTGTCATTTTGGCTTTAAATCCCAGTAAGCAATTAGGCGACGCTAGGAACGCCCAGCGTCGCGCCGATGTCAATACTCTTTTGAACGCGGTTTATCAGTATGCCATTGACAGTAATGGCGCCCTGCCAGCCTCCATTGTTTCTGGTACGGCTTGCGGCGTTTCTACTCAGGAAATTTGCCGGACCGGTGGTACTTGCACAGGATTGACTAATTTAGACACCTATTTGGCCAGCTCCACCGCTAAGTATCTGGTATCTATGCCTATTGATCCCAGTAGTACTTCCACTAATGGCACCAGTTACCAAATTTTTAAAAATTCTACCACTAACCGCGTGACGGTTTGCTCGCCTAATGCGGAGAATAGTGTGACGATTTCCGTTAGCCGCTAA
- a CDS encoding response regulator translates to MVAKKRILIAEDEKSMANALELKLNKSGFEAKAVYDGEQALATVTEGGYDLMLLDLMMPKLDGFGVLEGIKKKNLKIKVIITSNLSQEEDIKKAKDLGAIDYIVKSDTPIQAIVEKIKSL, encoded by the coding sequence ATGGTCGCTAAGAAAAGAATTCTCATCGCCGAGGATGAGAAATCCATGGCTAACGCCTTGGAACTAAAACTGAATAAATCCGGCTTTGAAGCTAAGGCCGTTTATGACGGCGAGCAGGCTTTGGCCACTGTGACTGAAGGTGGCTATGACTTGATGCTGTTGGATTTGATGATGCCGAAATTAGATGGTTTTGGCGTATTGGAAGGCATAAAAAAGAAGAATCTTAAGATCAAAGTTATTATTACTTCTAATTTGTCTCAAGAAGAAGATATCAAGAAGGCCAAAGATTTGGGGGCTATTGACTACATCGTTAAGTCGGATACGCCTATTCAGGCGATCGTAGAAAAAATTAAAAGTCTTTGA
- a CDS encoding prepilin-type N-terminal cleavage/methylation domain-containing protein: MKPRITNRQGFTLIELLLYLAIASVILLSVSVFLSLILQSRVKNQTIAEVEQQGLEAMHAITQTIRNSSSVTVPIVGGSSVTLILAVPLPEKSPTVFDLSGGALRIIEGANGAVVLTNNRVTISNLSFTNLSSTSSKDIIRVQFILKHLNPGSRNEYDYQKKFYGSAERR; this comes from the coding sequence ATGAAACCCCGAATAACCAATCGCCAAGGTTTTACTTTAATAGAATTGTTGCTCTATTTGGCTATTGCCTCAGTTATTTTATTATCAGTTTCTGTTTTTTTGTCGTTAATTCTGCAAAGCCGGGTTAAAAATCAGACCATAGCCGAAGTGGAACAACAGGGACTGGAAGCGATGCATGCCATTACCCAAACTATCAGAAATTCCAGCAGCGTGACTGTTCCTATTGTCGGCGGCTCCAGTGTTACTTTGATTCTGGCAGTGCCCCTGCCGGAAAAAAGTCCTACGGTTTTTGACCTATCCGGCGGAGCATTAAGGATTATTGAGGGCGCGAACGGAGCCGTGGTCCTGACTAATAATCGCGTGACAATAAGTAATTTGAGCTTCACTAATTTATCCAGTACCAGCTCTAAGGATATTATCAGAGTGCAGTTCATCTTGAAACATTTAAATCCCGGGAGTCGCAATGAATATGATTATCAGAAAAAATTTTATGGTTCGGCCGAACGCCGCTAA
- a CDS encoding GspE/PulE family protein, with product MNLDNKQLRAILVDGDYLSAGDWQKAEAVAAKKEIDIIDYLLREGILNKDLFGQAMAEYFSLPYADLNSNMPIKEQVLALPEDIAREYRLVVYSADSKTVVVATDQPDNQKLPELLKKVIPNRQVKLAYSLTEDIDAAFVNYRKTLETRFAAIIKKSRQVVPEIVDEIFADAVTFKASDIHFEPTEAEVLVRFRVDGVLQDAGHIPKEFYGNIVNRIKVKSHLRIDEHFAAQDGSLNYVSDGLVTDMRVSVVPTIEGEKIVMRLLSHYVQGFDLNDLGLSVKDQTNFNVAAQKPFGMILVVGPTGSGKSTTLYAVLKQLNQPAVNITTIEDPVEYRVPGINQIQVNSQTGLTFARGLRSIVRQDPDIILVGEIRDLETAEIAVNAALTGHLLLSTFHSNDAATGIPRLLDMKIEPFLLASTLQAILAQRLVRKICDHCRVSYTISPAQLTKEYPLAAKYFPRRNLTLYRGKGCPACNNTGYKGRTAIFELILITPEMQELVMKHPSSREIWQLASRQGSRPLFEDGMEKVKDGVTTMDEIFRVAEPPQ from the coding sequence ATGAATTTAGACAACAAACAACTCAGAGCCATCCTGGTTGATGGTGATTATTTGTCCGCCGGCGATTGGCAGAAAGCCGAGGCCGTTGCGGCAAAAAAAGAAATCGACATAATCGATTATCTTTTGCGTGAAGGTATTTTGAATAAGGATTTATTCGGCCAAGCCATGGCCGAATATTTTAGTTTGCCTTATGCGGATTTGAATTCCAATATGCCGATAAAGGAGCAGGTTTTGGCTCTGCCTGAAGATATCGCCAGAGAATATCGTTTGGTGGTGTATTCCGCCGACAGTAAGACCGTGGTAGTAGCGACAGATCAGCCGGATAATCAGAAATTGCCAGAATTATTAAAAAAAGTAATACCAAACCGGCAGGTTAAATTAGCTTATTCTTTAACCGAGGATATTGATGCCGCTTTCGTCAATTATCGCAAGACATTAGAAACTCGTTTTGCCGCCATTATTAAGAAAAGCCGACAGGTGGTGCCGGAAATAGTTGATGAAATTTTTGCCGATGCCGTTACTTTTAAGGCTTCAGATATACATTTTGAACCAACGGAAGCAGAGGTGCTGGTGCGATTCCGCGTAGATGGCGTCTTACAAGATGCCGGGCACATCCCTAAGGAATTCTATGGCAATATTGTCAATCGTATCAAAGTAAAGAGCCACTTGCGCATTGATGAGCATTTTGCCGCTCAAGACGGCAGTTTGAATTATGTCAGCGACGGTCTGGTTACTGACATGCGCGTGTCCGTAGTGCCGACTATTGAGGGGGAAAAAATCGTCATGCGTCTTTTGTCGCATTACGTTCAGGGTTTTGATTTGAATGATCTGGGTTTATCAGTTAAAGATCAAACTAATTTTAATGTGGCGGCGCAAAAACCGTTTGGTATGATTCTTGTTGTCGGTCCAACCGGTTCAGGCAAGAGCACCACCTTGTACGCCGTTTTAAAACAACTTAATCAACCGGCAGTAAATATCACTACCATTGAAGATCCGGTGGAATACCGGGTGCCAGGCATTAATCAGATCCAAGTTAATTCTCAGACTGGCTTGACTTTCGCCCGCGGTTTGCGTTCCATCGTTCGCCAGGATCCTGATATTATCCTAGTTGGGGAGATTCGCGATTTGGAGACCGCCGAGATTGCAGTCAATGCCGCTTTGACCGGCCATTTGTTGCTTTCCACTTTCCACTCCAATGACGCGGCGACCGGCATTCCGCGTTTACTGGATATGAAGATTGAGCCTTTTTTGCTCGCTTCCACCCTGCAAGCGATTTTGGCGCAACGCTTGGTGAGGAAGATTTGCGACCATTGTCGTGTCAGCTATACGATTTCTCCCGCTCAATTAACCAAAGAGTATCCCTTAGCCGCTAAATATTTTCCTCGTCGCAATCTGACCTTATATCGCGGTAAGGGTTGCCCGGCCTGTAATAATACCGGTTATAAGGGGCGGACCGCTATTTTTGAGTTGATTTTGATCACGCCGGAGATGCAGGAATTAGTTATGAAACATCCGTCGTCTCGGGAAATTTGGCAGTTGGCTAGCCGTCAAGGGTCGCGGCCGCTCTTTGAAGATGGAATGGAAAAGGTCAAAGACGGCGTTACCACTATGGATGAAATCTTCAGAGTGGCTGAACCGCCACAGTAA
- a CDS encoding type II secretion system protein, translating to MLLRTSQSGFNLVEAILSVAVFGLMITALVGAWLYGQQSTAIAGQRSRAIFLAEEGLEATRNLRDANFSNLTAGSHGLVIAGNVWTFSGVSDLIDSYYRRQISIRPIDANRFQVTSTVAWQQTQQRWATITLATYLTNWQVQGTIASCSSYCQSLGIYIAGACRRNNSACNANGETRETGGAVYCTIDKNNTCCCQP from the coding sequence ATGTTATTGAGAACAAGTCAATCCGGTTTTAATTTGGTAGAAGCGATCCTAAGCGTTGCAGTTTTTGGCTTGATGATTACGGCTTTAGTCGGCGCTTGGCTTTATGGCCAGCAAAGTACGGCTATCGCCGGACAGAGATCCCGAGCCATATTTTTAGCCGAAGAAGGGTTGGAGGCGACGCGTAATCTGCGCGATGCGAACTTTTCTAATTTGACTGCCGGATCACATGGTTTGGTTATTGCCGGAAATGTTTGGACTTTCTCCGGCGTCTCTGATTTGATTGACAGCTATTATCGGCGGCAAATTAGTATAAGACCGATTGACGCCAACCGTTTTCAAGTAACTTCCACCGTGGCTTGGCAGCAGACTCAACAACGTTGGGCAACTATCACTCTGGCTACTTATCTGACTAATTGGCAGGTCCAGGGAACTATTGCTAGCTGTTCTTCTTACTGCCAGTCTTTAGGGATATATATCGCCGGCGCTTGCCGCAGGAATAATAGCGCTTGTAATGCTAACGGGGAGACCAGGGAGACGGGTGGCGCCGTCTATTGTACGATTGATAAAAATAATACCTGCTGTTGCCAGCCTTAA
- a CDS encoding type II secretion system protein has translation MNKKQSGFTLLEVLLVVAIIAILAGIVILALNPSKQLGDTRNAQRRADVNTILSAVYQYAIDNNGIVPASISVDTACYASNNEICSIDGTCTGKVNLKQYLVSTTSKYLVSLPADPQNVSSEGTGYYISKDSNNRITVCAPIAENNASISISR, from the coding sequence ATGAACAAAAAACAATCAGGTTTTACTTTGCTGGAGGTGTTGCTGGTCGTAGCGATTATCGCTATTCTGGCCGGCATCGTTATTTTGGCCTTGAATCCCAGCAAGCAATTGGGTGATACAAGGAACGCCCAACGTCGCGCCGATGTTAATACTATTTTGAGCGCCGTTTACCAGTACGCCATTGATAATAATGGCATCGTGCCGGCCAGCATTTCGGTTGATACGGCCTGTTATGCTTCTAATAATGAGATATGCAGTATAGACGGGACCTGTACCGGTAAAGTCAACCTAAAGCAATACTTGGTTAGTACGACATCAAAATATTTGGTTTCATTGCCGGCCGATCCTCAGAACGTAAGCAGTGAAGGCACTGGCTATTACATCAGCAAGGATTCAAATAATCGGATTACAGTTTGCGCGCCCATTGCCGAGAATAATGCCAGTATCAGCATTAGCCGATAA
- a CDS encoding PAS domain S-box protein: MTWPIFNKKLSCPTPERLIVGDEINYRILFNATADAIVIADLSGKIIDANLAACSLFGYDKKEFFRLSVNQLHPADAVKETLKIFRQLSKGNKLDKNIELQIITKDKKVKIVSASFGRIKIDSHYCLIAFFRDITKAKESEKRYKILTEVAHDSIYLVNRSGIVTYVNYFGAGQFKAKPEDIIGKNIKNLFPPTVAQRQMANIIKVFRSGQPIYQEGLSFFPSGEAWLSTQLTPINDQSGRVESVMGLSRNISKVKESEIAIKNYSSLLDSITATSQEGILVIDQRGKVTFYNKNFLKMWKIPQELVKSKDDKKLLSFVMSQLSDAKEFLVKVDYLYRHPANKSSDTIYFKDGRVFDRLSLPQKIDGKIVGRVWRFTDITKDIKVRESLVRSEQKYRRLFEAAKDGILILNAKTGEIEEVNPYLIEMLGYSRGEFLQKKLWEIGLFKDIAASKKSFKILKKKKYVHYENLPLRTKSGKSISVEFVSNVYNIDHTKVVQCNIRNITSRHQIEMELINSEDRMRAIYENSPVPIVLVGLDNKFISANPAAVRLWGYSEERLKKMTFADITHPDEIKRDVEKVKLLLKGKIPIYNVDKRYIRKDKKIIYGRVSATLIKDNSGEPLYFLTIIEDITQHKKWEEEIKQSEERYSNLVENSNDAVILIQEGIVKYANPAIKNITGMVPSDVVGKPMIDFIAPQYKSSVVSNYQRRMRGEKVETRYEFAVIDNHGKAIPVETNSSVIIFEGRPADMAILRDISKAKEVDRLKSEFISMSSHQLRTPLTGIKWFGELLLKEKIGKLNTEQRDFVEQIYHSNERMIKLVNDLLDVSHIETGRKFVLKRKSSDLRLAFSRAVEDQNLAAAKNKISFVLGRGFDEKIIAVFDFEKIVQMLNNLISNALKYSPEKTKVTFDCQRQGNYWHFSIADQGYGIPAYQQHRIFERFFRADNIRGVAPEGTGLGLYIARGIVEAHGGRIWFDSKENKGTTFYFTLPIYSAK; encoded by the coding sequence ATGACTTGGCCAATTTTTAATAAAAAACTTTCTTGTCCCACTCCAGAAAGATTAATAGTCGGTGACGAAATTAATTATCGGATATTGTTCAATGCTACAGCCGATGCTATTGTGATTGCTGATTTATCAGGCAAAATCATCGATGCTAATCTCGCCGCTTGTAGCTTGTTCGGTTATGACAAAAAAGAATTTTTTAGATTATCCGTTAATCAATTACACCCGGCCGATGCTGTCAAGGAAACTTTAAAAATTTTCAGGCAATTGTCTAAAGGCAATAAGCTTGATAAGAATATTGAATTGCAAATAATTACCAAGGATAAGAAAGTTAAAATCGTTTCCGCCAGCTTCGGTAGAATAAAAATTGATTCTCATTATTGTTTGATTGCCTTTTTTCGCGATATTACCAAAGCAAAGGAAAGCGAAAAACGCTATAAGATATTGACTGAGGTGGCCCATGACAGCATTTATTTGGTTAATAGAAGCGGTATAGTGACGTATGTTAATTATTTCGGAGCCGGGCAGTTCAAGGCCAAGCCTGAAGACATTATTGGCAAGAATATCAAAAACTTATTCCCGCCAACTGTGGCCCAACGGCAAATGGCCAACATTATTAAGGTATTTCGTAGTGGTCAGCCGATTTATCAAGAGGGTCTATCATTTTTTCCTTCAGGAGAAGCATGGTTGAGTACGCAACTAACTCCAATCAATGATCAATCGGGCCGAGTGGAAAGCGTTATGGGCCTATCTCGTAATATTTCCAAGGTTAAGGAGTCGGAGATAGCCATAAAAAACTATTCTTCTTTATTGGATTCAATCACTGCTACATCGCAGGAGGGTATTTTGGTGATTGATCAACGGGGTAAGGTCACTTTTTATAATAAAAATTTTTTGAAAATGTGGAAGATACCGCAAGAACTGGTGAAAAGTAAAGACGATAAAAAACTATTGTCTTTTGTTATGAGTCAATTGTCCGATGCCAAGGAATTTTTGGTTAAAGTGGATTATCTTTATCGGCATCCGGCAAATAAAAGTTCCGATACTATTTATTTTAAAGATGGCCGAGTTTTTGATCGTTTGTCTTTACCGCAAAAAATTGACGGTAAAATTGTGGGCCGAGTTTGGCGTTTCACTGATATTACTAAGGATATAAAAGTCCGAGAAAGTTTAGTTAGGTCAGAGCAGAAATACCGCCGACTTTTTGAAGCGGCCAAGGATGGTATTTTGATTCTTAATGCTAAAACTGGAGAAATTGAAGAGGTTAATCCGTATTTGATTGAGATGCTGGGTTATAGCAGGGGAGAATTTTTACAGAAGAAATTGTGGGAAATCGGGTTATTTAAGGATATAGCGGCTTCCAAGAAATCTTTTAAAATTTTAAAGAAGAAGAAGTATGTTCATTATGAGAATTTGCCTTTAAGAACTAAGTCTGGCAAGTCGATCAGTGTGGAATTTGTCAGTAATGTCTATAATATTGACCATACCAAAGTCGTTCAGTGCAATATTCGCAATATTACCAGTCGTCACCAAATAGAAATGGAGTTGATTAACAGCGAAGATCGTATGCGGGCGATTTATGAAAATAGCCCGGTACCGATTGTCCTGGTCGGCTTAGACAATAAATTTATTAGCGCCAACCCGGCCGCTGTAAGATTGTGGGGTTATTCCGAGGAGCGACTTAAAAAAATGACTTTTGCCGATATTACTCATCCTGATGAAATTAAAAGGGACGTAGAAAAAGTCAAGCTTCTGCTTAAAGGCAAAATTCCTATCTATAATGTGGATAAACGTTATATTAGGAAAGACAAGAAAATCATTTATGGCCGAGTCAGCGCTACTTTAATTAAAGATAATAGCGGGGAGCCATTGTATTTTTTAACGATTATTGAGGATATTACCCAGCACAAAAAGTGGGAGGAAGAAATCAAGCAATCGGAAGAAAGATACAGTAATCTGGTGGAGAATAGCAATGACGCCGTGATTTTAATTCAGGAAGGCATAGTTAAATACGCCAATCCGGCCATAAAAAATATTACCGGTATGGTCCCTTCGGATGTTGTCGGCAAACCCATGATTGATTTCATCGCCCCCCAGTATAAAAGTTCAGTTGTTTCAAATTATCAGCGCCGCATGCGAGGAGAGAAGGTGGAAACCCGCTATGAGTTCGCTGTTATTGACAACCATGGCAAAGCTATACCGGTAGAGACAAACAGTTCGGTGATTATTTTTGAAGGCCGGCCGGCTGACATGGCTATTTTACGCGACATCAGCAAAGCCAAAGAAGTTGATCGGTTGAAATCGGAGTTTATATCCATGTCTTCGCATCAATTGCGGACGCCTTTAACCGGTATCAAGTGGTTTGGAGAACTACTGTTAAAAGAAAAAATCGGCAAATTGAATACGGAACAGCGCGATTTTGTTGAACAGATTTATCATAGTAATGAACGGATGATTAAACTGGTTAATGACTTGCTGGATGTTTCGCATATTGAGACGGGGCGTAAATTTGTTTTGAAAAGGAAATCAAGCGACTTGCGTTTGGCTTTTAGCCGCGCCGTAGAAGACCAAAATTTGGCCGCCGCCAAAAATAAAATCAGCTTTGTTTTGGGTCGTGGTTTTGATGAAAAAATCATCGCCGTTTTTGATTTTGAAAAAATTGTCCAGATGTTGAATAATTTAATCAGCAATGCCTTGAAGTATTCTCCGGAGAAAACTAAGGTAACTTTTGATTGTCAGCGCCAAGGAAATTATTGGCACTTTTCTATTGCCGATCAAGGTTATGGCATACCGGCCTACCAGCAACATCGGATATTTGAAAGGTTTTTCAGGGCGGATAACATTAGGGGAGTGGCTCCGGAAGGCACGGGTTTGGGATTATATATCGCTCGAGGCATAGTTGAAGCTCATGGCGGCAGGATTTGGTTTGATTCCAAAGAGAATAAGGGCACGACTTTCTATTTTACTTTGCCGATTTATTCTGCTAAATAA
- a CDS encoding response regulator, translating into MMKKMMKKLLVIDDEPIVLKALSSQFDAKEIEVLLAKDGAEGLKLAKKEKPDLILLDLVMPKMDGLEMLAKLRKDKWGKKAEVVILSNLSDSAKVAQAVALGTFEYLVKVDWNVADVATKVKKKLGLK; encoded by the coding sequence ATGATGAAAAAAATGATGAAAAAATTGTTAGTCATTGATGATGAACCGATCGTGCTTAAAGCTTTGTCGTCACAGTTTGATGCCAAAGAGATTGAGGTGTTGCTTGCCAAGGATGGCGCTGAAGGTTTAAAATTGGCTAAGAAAGAAAAGCCTGATTTAATCTTATTGGACCTGGTAATGCCTAAAATGGACGGATTGGAAATGTTAGCTAAGTTGCGCAAAGATAAATGGGGCAAGAAAGCGGAAGTAGTGATTCTGAGTAACTTGAGTGATTCGGCCAAGGTAGCTCAAGCTGTTGCTTTAGGGACCTTTGAATATTTGGTTAAGGTGGACTGGAATGTGGCTGATGTGGCCACTAAGGTGAAAAAGAAGCTGGGATTAAAATAA
- a CDS encoding prepilin-type N-terminal cleavage/methylation domain-containing protein has protein sequence MPRETKTKHLGSNGFTLVEVLLSLALIAVISVMAIPVYQSFQTKNDLAVATNSLVQSLRRAQILSQSMAGDSGWGVFITTGSVVLFRGSSYGSRDILYDESSTVPTTITPSGLSQVVFDKFTGKPVATATGNILLVSVAHETSTVNINSRGTITY, from the coding sequence ATGCCTAGGGAAACAAAAACAAAACATCTCGGTTCAAACGGTTTTACTTTAGTAGAGGTGTTGTTATCCTTGGCTCTTATAGCTGTTATTTCCGTGATGGCTATTCCGGTTTATCAATCGTTTCAGACCAAAAACGATTTAGCCGTCGCCACCAATAGCTTGGTTCAATCCTTGCGCCGCGCTCAGATTTTATCACAGAGCATGGCCGGAGACAGTGGTTGGGGGGTATTTATAACCACTGGCAGTGTCGTGTTGTTTCGCGGCTCGTCTTACGGTAGTCGTGACATCCTCTATGATGAGAGCTCCACCGTGCCAACGACAATCACTCCAAGTGGTTTGAGCCAAGTTGTGTTTGATAAGTTTACCGGCAAGCCGGTCGCCACCGCCACAGGAAATATTTTATTAGTTTCCGTGGCTCACGAAACCAGCACCGTTAATATTAACAGTCGAGGGACGATAACTTATTGA